Proteins encoded within one genomic window of Fragaria vesca subsp. vesca linkage group LG1, FraVesHawaii_1.0, whole genome shotgun sequence:
- the LOC101315087 gene encoding phosphoribosylformylglycinamidine cyclo-ligase, chloroplastic/mitochondrial-like: MSTALKPNAELALAFASSSSRPSYSKPNSTQLPRMPSGSLPNNFSGLSLASSSGLSQSKHVCSLSKNDSGESSGGFSYKDAGVDIDAGAELVRRIAKMAPGIGGFGGFFPLDDSYLVAGTDGVGTKLKLAFDTGIHDTIGIDLVAMSVNDIVTSGAKPLFFLDYYATSRLDVDLAEKVIKGIVDGCQQSDCALLGGETAEMPGFYAEGEYDLSGCAVGIVKKDSVINGKNIVAGDVLIGLPSSGVHSNGFSLVRRVLAHSGLSLKDQLPGKSVTLGEALMAPTVIYVKQVLNIISKGGVKGIAHITGGGFTDNIPRVFPKGLGAVIYNGSWEIPAVFKWIQEAGRIEDAEMRRTFNMGIGMVLVVSREASRRILEDDNGAYCIGEVVTGEGVSYR; the protein is encoded by the exons ATGTCCACCGCCCTCAAACCAAACGCAGAGCTTGCTCTTGCCTTTGCCTCTTCTTCTTCCAGACCCTCGTATTCGAAACCCAACTCCACCCAGCTACCCAGAATGCCCTCCGGGTCTCTCCCCAACAACTTCTCCGGCCTCTCATTGGCTTCATCCAGTGGACTTTCTCAGAGCAAACATGTATGCTCACTTTCGAAGAATGATTCCGGTGAAAGCTCTGGTGGGTTCTCGTATAAGGATGCTGGTGTGGATATAGATGCCGGGGCGGAGCTTGTTCGAAGAATTGCCAAAATGGCTCCTGGCATTGGAGGCTTTGGAGGTTTTTTCCCCCTCG ATGATTCGTATCTCGTAGCTGGTACTGATGGTGTGGGAACTAAGCTTAAGCTCGCGTTTGATACTGGAATTCATGATACTATTGGTATTGATTTG GTTGCGATGAGTGTCAATGATATTGTCACTTCTGGAGCCAAGCCATTGTTTTTCCTTGATTATTATGCTACAAGCCGCCTTGATGTTGATCTTGCTGAAAAG GTTATCAAGGGAATTGTCGATGGTTGCCAACAATCTGACTGTGCTCTTTTAGGTGGAGAG ACTGCCGAGATGCCGGGTTTCTATGCAGAGGGTGAGTATGATCTCAGTGGTTGTGCGGTTGGAATTGTGAAAAAGGACTCTGTGATTAACGGGAAAAACATTGTGGCTGGAGATGTCCTCATTGGCCTACCATCCAGTGGGGTTCATTCCAATGGCTTCTCTCTTGTAAGAAG GGTTCTAGCTCATAGCGGGCTGTCTCTAAAGGACCAACTTCCGGGTAAATCTGTTACATTAGGTGAAGCTTTAATGGCTCCCACAGTGATATATGTTAAGCAG GTGCTTAACATAATTAGCAAAGGCGGTGTGAAGGGGATAGCCCACATCACGGGAGGTGGTTTCACCGACAATATACCTAGAGTATTTCCAAAAGGCCTGGGAGCTGTCATCTATAATGGTTCATGGGAAATCCCAGCTGTTTTTAAATGGATCCAAGAG GCTGGAAGAATAGAAGATGCTGAAATGAGGCGAACTTTCAATATGGGTATTGGGATGGTTCTTGTTGTGAGTAGAGAGGCATCCCGCAGAATTCTTGAGGATGACAATGGAGCTTACTGCATTGGTGAGGTTGTAACTGGTGAAGGAGTGAGTTATAGATAA
- the LOC101305411 gene encoding putative disease resistance protein RGA4-like, which yields MEFATSIAENVLGRLAFYASQKISLAWGAQLELTKLNKTLSTINLVLQDAEKKQVKNPLITHWLGKLKDVCYDVDDVLDELEFRKLRKKLLVNNHGIVKGKVRQFFSRRNPIVFNFKMGHKVKEIRERLVEIDNEKREFSLIQVAQLAEDHCAPRRVHDDRRITTSTVEASSVIGREGDKQQILKHLLNDTDFSSEENVSVISIVGLGGLGKTTLAKLVYNESMVKENFEKRMWICVSDNFDIQTLVKGITSAAGGPKCEDESLDIMETMLQDTLRSKKFLLVLDDVWDTELIGVTREKWIVLKTLLNVGANGSKIIVTTRNNQVASIVNSSYKHPLEGLPHEDSMSLFIQRAFKKGEEHRYPHLIEIGKDIVKKCGGVPLAVATLGSMLYLNTERHKWESVRDNDMWSIGNDNILPALKLSYDALPQHLKPCFAFCSLFPKDYIFNSEDLVSLWTAQGYLKCKKNEDFEQIGINYVREFSFRSLFQIELEMKTDIMFKIHDLVHDLAISVAQVEYSTVNSRPSSGFDIVRHVSVSKKDLFGEEAKMPDFIFKLTKLRTCLIPDICKMNQHFVKTCILIFKYMRVLDLRESALEEIPSSIEIQFLTNLRRLWIYSCANLESLPPNMKLLTALHTLIIDECEKLDLMKTTEGPQGLRSFVLRKSDLEVLPPWLEDSAKVLQSIELADCDNLTEILELQKFTFLEQLRIDYCSNLLALPEGLHCLSEFRELEINNCPKLSESCKRQLKGQDWSKFAREAKIKIYPDMDTDEDDDEGAFDDHNAISTDRMVAAEAFSPSRSLPVAA from the exons ATGGAGTTTGCCACCAGCATTGCAGAGAACGTCTTGGGTAGGCTAGCTTTTTATGCTTCCCAAAAGATATCCTTGGCATGGGGTGCCCAACTTGAGCTCACCAAGCTCAACAAGACTTTATCTACCATCAATCTAGTGCTTCAAGATGCAGAGAAGAAGCAAGTGAAGAATCCCTTAATCACTCATTGGTTGGGAAAGCTCAAAGATGTTTGTTACGACGTTGATGATGTCCTTGACGAACTGGAGTTTCGAAAGCTGCGGAAGAAACTGCTGGTCAACAATCATGGGATTGTCAAAGGAAAGGTACGCCAATTTTTTTCGCGTCGGAATCCAATAGTGTTCAACTTTAAAATGGGGCATAAAGTGAAAGAGATTAGAGAACGACTTGTTGAGATTGATAATGAAAAGAGAGAGTTTTCTCTTATTCAAGTCGCTCAACTGGCCGAAGATCATTGTGCGCCCAGACGAGTGCATGATGACAGAAGGATCACAACTTCCACAGTTGAGGCTTCAAGTGTTATTGGGAGAGAAGGTGACAAACAACAGATTCTCAAGCATCTGTTGAATGACACTGATTTCTCCAGTGAGGAGAATGTGTCTGTTATTTCCATTGTTGGATTAGGAGGGTTGGGGAAAACAACACTTGCTAAATTGGTGTATAATGAGAGCATGGTAAAAGAAAATTTTGAGAAGAGGATGTGGATATGCGTCTCAGACAACTTTGATATCCAAACATTAGTTAAAGGCATTACTAGTGCTGCTGGTGGACCAAAATGTGAGGATGAGAGTTTGGATATTATGGAAACAATGTTGCAAGATACTCTCAGGAGTAAAAAGTTTTTGTTGGTGTTGGATGATGTCTGGGATACAGAGTTGATTGGAGTAACACGAGAAAAATGGATTGTTTTAAAGACTCTGTTAAATGTGGGAGCTAATGGAAGTAAAATCATCGTAACAACACGAAACAATCAAGTTGCTTCAATTGTGAATTCCTCATACAAGCATCCTTTAGAAGGTCTTCCTCATGAAGACAGCATGTCCTTGTTCATCCAAAGAGCATTTAAGAAAGGAGAGGAGCACCGGTACCCACACTTGATAGAAATTGGAAAGGATATTGTGAAGAAGTGTGGAGGAGTTCCTTTAGCTGTAGCTACTCTAGGGAGCATGCTCTATTTAAATACAGAGCGGCACAAATGGGAAAGTGTTAGAGATAATGACATGTGGAGTATAGGAAATGACAATATTCTACCTGCACTCAAATTGAGCTATGATGCATTACCACAACACTTGAAACCATGTTTTGCTTTTTGTTCACTTTTCCCAAAAGATTATATATTCAACAGTGAAGATTTGGTTTCATTGTGGACAGCACAAGGCTACCTCAAATGTAAGAAAAATGAAGATTTTGAGCAAATAGGTATAAACTATGTAAGGGAGTTTTCCTTTAGATCTTTGTTTCAAATCGAGCTTGAAATGAAAACCGATATAATGTTTAAAATACATGATCTAGTTCATGATTTAGCAATTTCGGTGGCACAAGTAGAGTACTCCACAGTCAATTCTCGTCCCTCTAGTGGTTTTGATATCGTTCGACATGTGTCAGTCTCTAAAAAGGACTTGTTTGGAGAAGAGGCAAAAATGCCTGATTTCATATTCAAGTTAACCAAATTGCGAACCTGTCTAATTCCTGATATTTGCAAGATGAATCAACATTTTGTGAAGACATGCATCTTGATATTTAAATATATGCGGGTGCTAGATCTCAGAGAGTCGGCTCTTGAGGAGATACCAAGTTCTATTG AGATCCAATTCCTCACCAACCTTCGTCGATTGTGGATTTATTCCTGTGCAAATTTGGAATCCTTGCCACCAAATATGAAACTCTTGACCGCTCTGCATACTCTGATTATTGATGAGTGTGAAAAACTTGATTTGATGAAAACCACAGAAGGCCCTCAAGGTCTTAGATCATTTGTGCTCAGGAAATCAGATTTGGAGGTTTTGCCTCCTTGGCTTGAAGATTCAGCGAAAGTTCTGCAGAGCATAGAACTCGCCGACTGTGATAATCTAACTGAAATTCTGGAATTGCAAAAATTCACATTCCTTGAACAACTAAGGATTGACTACTGTTCCAATCTGTTAGCTTTGCCGGAAGGGTTGCATTGCCTTAGTGAGTTTAGAGAATTAGAGATTAATAATTGTCCGAAACTGAGCGAGAGTTGCAAAAGGCAATTAAAAGGCCAGGATTGGTCCAAGTTTGCACGTGAGGCAAAGATTAAGATCTACCCTGATATGGATACAGACGAAGATGATGATGAAGGTGCTTTCGACGATCACAATGCTATATCAACTGATAG AATGGTCGCTGCTGAGGCTTTTTCTCCTTCTCGCTCTTTGCCTGTTGCTGCTTGA